In one window of Candidatus Binatia bacterium DNA:
- a CDS encoding beta-lactamase family protein gives MIDGLVQRCRIPEDLNTVTQIGEEVAPHEVGLTTRSVDAIWQAVTAFFATGMHPAFQICLRRNGQIFLHRALGYARGNAPQDPPSVPKATCTIDTPFTIFSASKAVTAMVIHLLDQRRLIHLDDPVAEYIPEFARHGKEWITIRHVLAHRAGIPNLPPEAMDLGHLEHPETIVELLCELKPVWPPGRVVAYHAITGGFVLGEVVQRVTGTGIRTFLTHTIREPLHFRWMNYGVEERDLSRVAHNAFTGPPPLPPFSTLLHKALGTDVRTATAMSNDPRFLRAIIPAGNIVTTAEELSRFYQLLLNGGELDGVRIFDRRTVRRATLEQTSWEIDLSFGLPLRYSLGFMLGADYVSLYGPDTRHAFGHLGFTNMIGWADPERQIAGAILNSGKPLLYPEIYYAWNVMRVIASECPKISGHSQPFGAQPPSRPQRQCTRQAAKRRKKPRAQTPQRS, from the coding sequence ATGATCGATGGGCTGGTCCAGCGCTGCCGGATTCCGGAAGACCTGAACACCGTCACGCAAATCGGCGAAGAGGTTGCGCCACACGAGGTCGGGCTCACCACGCGCAGCGTGGATGCCATTTGGCAAGCGGTCACGGCGTTCTTCGCCACCGGCATGCACCCAGCTTTCCAAATTTGCTTGCGCCGCAACGGGCAAATCTTTTTACACCGTGCGCTCGGATACGCCCGAGGGAACGCACCACAGGATCCGCCGAGCGTCCCCAAAGCGACCTGCACCATTGACACCCCGTTCACCATCTTTTCTGCATCCAAGGCTGTGACCGCCATGGTCATCCACCTCCTCGACCAGAGACGGCTCATCCATCTCGACGACCCGGTAGCGGAATACATCCCGGAGTTCGCTCGCCACGGCAAAGAATGGATCACGATCCGCCACGTGCTCGCCCACCGAGCAGGCATTCCGAACCTTCCGCCAGAGGCGATGGACCTCGGACATCTGGAGCACCCGGAAACAATCGTTGAGTTACTGTGCGAGCTGAAACCGGTTTGGCCACCCGGGCGGGTGGTGGCGTATCACGCCATTACGGGAGGCTTCGTGCTCGGCGAGGTGGTGCAACGGGTCACCGGTACGGGCATCCGCACCTTCCTAACCCACACGATCCGCGAGCCCTTGCATTTCCGCTGGATGAATTACGGTGTGGAAGAACGAGACCTCTCCCGAGTCGCGCACAATGCGTTCACCGGCCCGCCACCTCTGCCGCCCTTCTCGACCCTGCTGCACAAAGCGCTCGGAACCGACGTCCGTACCGCCACCGCAATGTCGAACGACCCGCGCTTCTTGCGCGCGATTATTCCCGCCGGAAACATCGTCACGACTGCCGAAGAGCTGAGCCGCTTCTACCAACTCTTGCTCAACGGCGGTGAGCTCGATGGTGTTCGCATTTTCGACCGCCGCACAGTGCGCCGGGCGACCTTGGAACAAACCAGTTGGGAGATCGATCTCAGCTTCGGTTTGCCGCTGCGGTACTCGTTGGGGTTCATGCTTGGGGCCGATTATGTGAGCTTGTACGGCCCTGACACCCGACACGCGTTCGGGCACCTAGGGTTCACCAATATGATCGGTTGGGCTGACCCAGAGCGACAGATTGCCGGCGCGATCCTGAACAGTGGGAAGCCCCTACTCTATCCCGAAATCTACTACGCGTGGAATGTGATGCGGGTGATCGCCTCGGAGTGTCCTAAAATATCCGGGCACTCCCAACCGTTCGGCGCGCAACCACCGTCCCGCCCGCAGCGGCAATGCACCAGGCAGGCTGCGAAGCGGCGTAAGAAGCCGCGCGCCCAAACACCACAACGATCGTAG
- a CDS encoding TetR/AcrR family transcriptional regulator, with protein sequence MARKPKLRRTPIRTPQQARSRRTREEILKAAVACFETKGYDETTTAAIARKARIAVGTLYGYFPDKRAILLELLDGTTEEITDYVVQSLDPSRWQAGDLRESVRTLIDTLFHTRRIQPGIQRILWERYFKDSEFRKAVEAIEERIKGAMIQLFEALAAQGKLRVQDLSTAAFVIHAAVEWTTSRVVLSGLEEQINPTVEAVTDMVCRFLFRDDRETTAGRVGVPLDEPADGSVAAEATNTSAIPGGVTSSQDESVS encoded by the coding sequence ATGGCCCGCAAGCCAAAGTTACGCCGCACCCCGATTCGCACCCCCCAGCAAGCGCGAAGCCGACGTACGCGCGAGGAGATCCTCAAGGCGGCGGTTGCCTGCTTTGAAACCAAAGGATACGACGAAACCACGACGGCCGCGATCGCCCGCAAGGCCCGCATTGCGGTCGGCACGTTGTACGGGTATTTTCCCGATAAGCGGGCCATCTTGCTCGAGCTGCTCGACGGCACCACGGAGGAAATCACCGACTACGTGGTGCAGAGCCTCGACCCGTCGCGCTGGCAGGCAGGAGACTTGCGGGAAAGTGTGCGGACACTCATCGACACCTTGTTCCATACGCGCCGGATTCAACCCGGTATTCAACGCATTTTGTGGGAACGGTACTTCAAAGATTCAGAGTTCCGTAAAGCCGTCGAAGCGATTGAAGAGCGCATCAAGGGGGCAATGATCCAGTTGTTCGAAGCGCTCGCTGCACAGGGAAAGCTGCGCGTCCAGGATTTGTCTACGGCAGCGTTTGTGATCCACGCGGCGGTGGAATGGACGACGTCGCGCGTGGTGCTCAGCGGCTTAGAGGAGCAAATCAACCCCACAGTGGAGGCGGTCACCGACATGGTGTGCCGCTTCTTGTTCCGCGACGACAGGGAGACCACGGCCGGCAGAGTCGGCGTTCCTCTCGATGAGCCCGCTGACGGAAGCGTGGCTGCTGAAGCAACCAACACCAGCGCAATCCCCGGCGGAGTCACTTCAAGCCAAGACGAGAGCGTGTCATGA
- a CDS encoding ferritin-like domain-containing protein translates to MGLAAEKVGNRPQSAEMPNDTLLAAYDITYVWNYGSVKEGLRDLYEKAKREQWNGTTQLKWDTPVDPEAEIIPQAYNPLEDYGPYKKLTPRQVAHLRHAQLAWQLSQFMHGEQGALIVASELAGAAPWMDAKLYAATQTMDEARHVEVFSRYLQEKLEWQWPINPNLKHLLDLIICDRRWDMKYLGMQILVEGLAMAAFSNMYQLAQEPLIKDLVHYVMRDESRHVAFGVLSLRGYYLDMAANELRDREDFVIEACRLMRDRLLAEEVSEYIGFNKHEVREIVLQSPVMRMFRESLFSRIVPNLKKLGLLTPYVRRHFDELGILQFEDMDPEAADRAIGLA, encoded by the coding sequence ATGGGGCTTGCCGCAGAAAAAGTGGGTAACCGGCCGCAAAGCGCGGAGATGCCGAACGATACGCTGCTTGCTGCATACGACATCACATACGTCTGGAACTATGGCAGCGTCAAGGAAGGCTTGCGTGACCTTTACGAAAAGGCCAAGCGCGAACAGTGGAACGGGACGACACAGTTGAAGTGGGATACTCCGGTCGATCCGGAGGCGGAAATCATCCCGCAGGCGTACAACCCGCTGGAAGATTACGGTCCGTACAAGAAGCTAACGCCGCGGCAAGTTGCGCATCTGCGTCATGCCCAGCTTGCATGGCAGCTCTCGCAATTCATGCATGGGGAGCAGGGGGCGCTGATTGTGGCGTCGGAGTTGGCCGGAGCGGCTCCCTGGATGGATGCAAAGTTGTATGCGGCCACGCAGACGATGGACGAAGCTCGCCACGTCGAGGTGTTTAGTCGCTACCTGCAAGAAAAATTGGAATGGCAGTGGCCAATTAACCCGAATCTCAAGCACCTCTTGGACTTGATTATTTGCGACCGCCGCTGGGACATGAAGTACCTGGGCATGCAGATCTTGGTCGAGGGGCTCGCCATGGCAGCGTTTTCGAATATGTATCAGCTTGCGCAAGAGCCGCTGATTAAGGACCTCGTACACTACGTCATGCGTGACGAATCCCGCCATGTCGCGTTTGGGGTGTTGTCCTTGAGGGGTTATTACCTCGATATGGCCGCAAACGAGTTACGCGATCGGGAGGACTTCGTTATCGAAGCCTGTCGGCTGATGCGCGATCGTTTGCTGGCGGAAGAGGTCTCTGAGTACATTGGGTTCAACAAGCATGAAGTGCGCGAAATTGTTTTGCAGTCGCCAGTGATGCGGATGTTCCGCGAATCGCTGTTCTCCCGCATCGTGCCAAACTTGAAGAAGCTCGGGTTGCTGACTCCGTACGTGCGCCGCCACTTCGACGAACTCGGCATTCTGCAGTTCGAAGACATGGATCCCGAAGCTGCGGACCGTGCGATCGGCCTTGCCTGA
- the ilvB gene encoding biosynthetic-type acetolactate synthase large subunit: MQRARGEAAHLSEVAQAPHPRAGVEMTNADAIVQVLADEGVDTVFGYSGGAILPTYDAIFRYNEEHRDNEMRLIVPATEQGAGFMAAGYARSSGRVGVFIVTSGPGATNSVTPIRDCQADSVPVVLITGQVPRVAMGTDAFQEAPVFNIMSACAKHVFLVTDETKVEATIRTAFRIARSGRPGPVVVDIPRDVQLAKCTFRGSGVLRLRGYDERLAALERSTLSPRDAEAFFRLLESCERPLLYVGGGVINANAAEELRAFADRFGIPVVTTLMGIGAYDTSAELSLRMLGMHGTAYANYAVEDCDFLFAIGSRFDDRVAGKVKEFAPHAKIAHLDIDASEIGKVKAVDWAHVADAKRGLQQLLEAGRDFEKDFSRWRAYVLELKRKYPLNWNRESPRIQAEYVLSTLNEITRGEAIVTTGVGQHQMWAAQYLDFHRPRTWLTSGSMGTMGFGLPAAVGAQLANPGVLVIDVDGDGSLRMNLGELETLTTYDIPVKVLLLNNLGDGMVRQWQDLFYANRYSGSDKSLHKKDFVRAAEADGFAFAKRITEIPEVRPALEEFVNYPGPALLEVMVDPNAHVYPMVGPGMGYKDMITGKFIPSRDKGPKTTETPPGYF, from the coding sequence ATGCAGCGTGCTCGTGGCGAAGCGGCACACTTGAGCGAGGTCGCGCAAGCTCCGCACCCCCGCGCGGGTGTGGAGATGACGAATGCCGACGCCATTGTGCAGGTACTCGCCGACGAGGGGGTGGACACTGTATTTGGTTACAGCGGCGGGGCGATTTTGCCCACCTACGACGCGATTTTTCGTTACAACGAAGAACACCGGGACAACGAGATGCGCTTAATCGTGCCCGCCACGGAGCAGGGGGCGGGCTTCATGGCAGCAGGATACGCGCGCTCAAGCGGTCGCGTGGGGGTGTTCATTGTGACCTCAGGTCCAGGGGCGACCAATTCGGTGACGCCGATTCGCGACTGCCAGGCTGATTCCGTACCGGTCGTGCTGATTACGGGGCAAGTTCCGCGCGTGGCGATGGGAACAGATGCTTTTCAAGAGGCACCGGTCTTTAACATCATGTCCGCGTGTGCCAAGCACGTGTTTCTCGTGACCGACGAAACCAAAGTGGAGGCAACGATTCGCACTGCGTTTCGTATTGCCCGCAGTGGCCGGCCTGGGCCTGTGGTGGTGGACATCCCGCGCGATGTGCAATTGGCGAAATGCACGTTTCGTGGCAGCGGTGTCTTGCGCTTGCGGGGATACGACGAACGGCTTGCCGCGCTCGAACGGTCGACGTTGTCCCCCCGCGATGCCGAGGCGTTCTTCCGGTTGCTGGAGAGTTGCGAGCGCCCGCTCCTGTACGTGGGGGGCGGAGTCATCAATGCGAATGCGGCCGAAGAGCTGCGCGCGTTTGCGGATCGTTTCGGCATCCCAGTGGTGACGACTTTAATGGGCATCGGGGCGTACGACACCAGCGCCGAACTCTCCTTGCGCATGCTGGGAATGCACGGCACCGCGTACGCGAACTACGCGGTTGAAGATTGCGATTTTCTCTTCGCCATTGGCTCTCGCTTCGACGACCGCGTGGCCGGTAAGGTCAAGGAGTTTGCCCCGCACGCGAAAATCGCTCACCTCGACATCGATGCTTCCGAGATCGGCAAGGTCAAAGCTGTCGACTGGGCTCACGTTGCCGATGCGAAGCGTGGGCTCCAGCAGCTCCTGGAAGCTGGGCGCGACTTCGAGAAGGATTTCAGCCGTTGGCGCGCCTATGTGCTGGAACTGAAGCGGAAGTATCCACTGAACTGGAACCGGGAATCGCCCCGGATCCAGGCTGAGTACGTGCTTTCAACGCTGAACGAAATTACCCGCGGCGAAGCCATCGTGACCACGGGAGTCGGTCAACATCAGATGTGGGCAGCGCAGTACCTCGACTTCCATCGCCCGCGAACCTGGCTGACTTCGGGCAGCATGGGGACCATGGGTTTTGGGCTGCCAGCGGCCGTGGGTGCGCAACTTGCCAATCCGGGAGTGCTGGTCATCGATGTGGACGGCGATGGCAGCTTGCGCATGAACCTCGGAGAACTGGAAACGTTGACCACATACGATATCCCGGTGAAGGTTTTGCTGCTGAACAACTTGGGAGATGGAATGGTGCGGCAGTGGCAAGACCTGTTTTACGCCAATCGCTACTCGGGTTCCGACAAGAGCCTTCACAAGAAGGACTTCGTCCGTGCAGCGGAAGCGGACGGCTTTGCCTTTGCCAAGCGGATTACGGAAATCCCCGAGGTGCGCCCAGCCTTGGAGGAATTCGTGAACTATCCGGGGCCAGCGCTTCTCGAAGTCATGGTCGATCCCAACGCGCATGTTTACCCGATGGTGGGGCCCGGCATGGGCTACAAGGACATGATCACCGGCAAGTTCATCCCGAGCCGGGATAAGGGACCGAAGACCACGGAAACTCCGCCAGGCTATTTCTGA
- a CDS encoding MFS transporter codes for MFSSSETPPAPGQQQRTLSSCQRALYATGDFTVNAALNALAFVFTAYFLIHVANLRPALAGLVPLIGRAVDAFTDPLMGRISDQTRWRWGRRRPYFLIGALPFGLCFASLWTSPPFEQELFRFAYYAAMYSLLTTAMTVLSIPYLALQPEMALTYDDRTSLNTYRAAGAILGVFAAISVRPLAELLGGGQEGFERTGIILGVVFAAPWVVVYLVSFERPEFHARSGTESFFAGLASVWRHPNFRRLLALFLFSRMAIDVISTLLILYFTHWLGRSYDFERGMLLFLLAVVLALPFWLSVARRTEKTTLFMAGASIWAAVQFTLLWVEPASPRWLLFGLMMIAGAGYAAVDVMPWSMLGEVIDEDELRTGQRREGLYNGVFTFVRKLAGATGVFLVLAALDLLGFHSGDASDRAPRNAIRWLAGLVPLAFLTFGIVSARCYPLTRAAHREILGELWTRRGIRNSGESG; via the coding sequence ATGTTCAGCTCGTCGGAAACACCCCCCGCGCCCGGCCAACAGCAGCGGACACTCTCTTCGTGCCAACGTGCGTTGTACGCCACGGGCGACTTTACGGTGAATGCGGCACTCAATGCACTGGCGTTCGTGTTTACGGCCTACTTTCTCATTCACGTTGCCAACCTGCGCCCCGCCCTTGCGGGGCTGGTACCGCTCATTGGCAGAGCCGTCGACGCGTTTACCGACCCCTTGATGGGTCGGATCTCGGATCAGACTCGTTGGCGCTGGGGCCGTCGTCGCCCTTACTTTTTGATTGGCGCTCTTCCATTTGGGCTTTGCTTTGCGTCCTTGTGGACCTCGCCGCCCTTTGAGCAGGAACTCTTTCGCTTTGCTTACTACGCGGCGATGTACTCGCTGCTCACCACAGCAATGACGGTACTCTCCATCCCGTACTTGGCTCTGCAGCCGGAGATGGCTCTCACCTACGACGATCGGACGTCCCTCAACACCTACCGCGCTGCGGGGGCAATCCTCGGTGTCTTCGCAGCCATTTCCGTCCGCCCTTTGGCGGAACTCCTGGGAGGCGGCCAAGAAGGATTTGAACGGACCGGAATCATTCTCGGCGTCGTGTTCGCCGCGCCGTGGGTCGTGGTGTATTTGGTTAGCTTCGAGCGCCCTGAGTTCCACGCTCGCTCGGGGACTGAATCCTTCTTCGCCGGCCTCGCGAGCGTATGGCGACATCCCAACTTCCGCCGTTTGCTTGCCCTGTTCCTCTTCAGCCGGATGGCTATCGACGTCATCAGCACACTGCTCATTCTCTACTTCACGCATTGGCTGGGGCGGTCATACGACTTCGAGCGTGGCATGCTGCTCTTCTTACTCGCTGTCGTGCTAGCTTTGCCCTTTTGGCTTTCGGTGGCGCGCCGAACAGAGAAAACCACACTCTTTATGGCTGGTGCGAGCATCTGGGCGGCGGTGCAATTTACCCTGCTCTGGGTCGAACCGGCGTCGCCCCGGTGGTTGTTATTTGGGCTGATGATGATCGCCGGTGCAGGCTATGCGGCGGTAGATGTCATGCCCTGGTCCATGCTCGGCGAAGTCATCGACGAAGACGAACTTCGCACCGGGCAGCGCCGCGAGGGACTTTACAATGGCGTGTTTACCTTCGTACGCAAGTTAGCCGGCGCCACCGGGGTTTTTCTGGTTCTTGCTGCTTTGGACCTTCTTGGCTTCCACAGCGGCGACGCATCCGACAGGGCACCACGCAACGCGATTCGGTGGCTTGCCGGCTTGGTCCCCCTTGCTTTTCTCACCTTCGGGATCGTCAGCGCGCGCTGCTACCCCCTTACCCGTGCAGCACACCGCGAAATCCTCGGAGAGCTTTGGACTCGCCGAGGGATAAGGAACAGCGGCGAATCTGGGTAA
- the gshB gene encoding glutathione synthase, whose protein sequence is MRVLFVLDPLEQLQLETETSLLLAAEFRRRGHETWFAIEDDVVLAGEGVFAFVRTLEVDALGRPQAGAPQRARLTDFQLILMRQDPPVDARYRFTAQALNAVASQVLVVNNPASVLTWNEKLLPLRFPQYAPPTLASHREEELLRFVQQHERVVVKPLSECSGRGIRIVDPTTAGEAIQATKSAYPGEPVVVQRYLPEVMQGDKRIFLANGLVVGAVNRIPTAPDRLANIHQGARVAATTLTKREQEIACVVGRFLQEEGIWLAGLDVIGGYLTEVNITSPSALRQINDVNGKRHETDVVDTLEQLVSNRLPKAQTMPT, encoded by the coding sequence ATGCGCGTGCTATTCGTGCTCGATCCCCTCGAGCAGTTGCAACTCGAAACCGAAACTTCATTGCTTTTGGCCGCGGAGTTTCGCCGGCGCGGACACGAAACCTGGTTCGCCATCGAAGACGACGTAGTCCTGGCCGGAGAAGGAGTCTTCGCGTTCGTGCGCACGTTGGAGGTGGATGCTCTTGGAAGACCGCAAGCCGGTGCTCCACAACGAGCCCGGCTGACGGACTTCCAGCTTATCCTCATGCGGCAGGACCCGCCGGTCGACGCCCGCTATCGTTTCACGGCCCAGGCGTTGAATGCCGTGGCGTCACAAGTCCTAGTGGTGAACAACCCTGCCAGTGTCCTCACTTGGAACGAGAAGCTCTTGCCCCTTCGATTCCCGCAATATGCCCCGCCTACCTTGGCGAGCCACCGCGAGGAGGAACTGCTGCGATTTGTGCAACAGCACGAACGGGTGGTTGTAAAGCCCCTTTCCGAGTGCAGCGGACGGGGCATTCGCATTGTGGATCCCACAACAGCTGGCGAAGCGATCCAGGCCACCAAATCTGCTTACCCAGGCGAACCCGTGGTCGTGCAGCGCTACCTACCCGAGGTCATGCAGGGAGACAAACGCATCTTTCTTGCAAACGGCCTCGTTGTCGGCGCCGTGAACCGCATTCCGACGGCACCCGATCGTTTGGCCAACATCCACCAAGGGGCGAGAGTTGCAGCCACAACCCTGACGAAGCGCGAGCAAGAAATTGCCTGCGTGGTCGGCCGATTCTTGCAGGAAGAAGGAATCTGGCTCGCCGGACTCGATGTCATCGGCGGTTATCTTACCGAGGTGAATATCACCAGCCCTTCGGCCCTACGCCAAATCAACGACGTCAACGGCAAGCGGCATGAGACTGATGTGGTCGACACGTTAGAGCAGCTTGTTTCGAACCGTTTGCCCAAAGCCCAAACGATGCCTACTTGA
- a CDS encoding pyridoxamine 5'-phosphate oxidase family protein, whose product MAYSLRGKELAFIRAQRVARVATVGEGGEPHNVPVCTAAIGGKLYFASEASARKVRNIRRNPRVALVFDEYDEDWTKLRGLMLVGKATVIEKGATFHRARLALYRKYRQYRKMEPIEEGESVIIAVTPEKSFAWGL is encoded by the coding sequence ATGGCCTACTCACTGAGGGGAAAGGAACTCGCGTTCATTCGCGCCCAACGGGTGGCCAGAGTGGCAACTGTGGGTGAAGGGGGCGAGCCACACAACGTTCCGGTGTGCACCGCAGCCATTGGTGGCAAACTTTACTTTGCGTCGGAGGCGAGTGCGCGTAAGGTAAGAAACATCCGCAGGAACCCACGAGTGGCGTTGGTGTTCGACGAGTATGACGAGGATTGGACGAAACTGCGCGGCCTCATGCTTGTCGGAAAAGCCACGGTGATCGAGAAAGGTGCAACCTTTCACCGGGCGCGCCTCGCTCTGTATCGGAAATACCGCCAGTACCGAAAAATGGAGCCGATCGAGGAAGGGGAGTCGGTGATCATTGCGGTGACCCCGGAAAAGTCGTTTGCCTGGGGATTGTAG
- a CDS encoding YCF48-related protein codes for MTLSALRRGIAAALVAVVCLGAGMVRAQSCVGDCNNDGEVTIDEIILGVNIALGTSTVTNCPVFDGNGDGEVTVDEIVRAVNNALGSCNATPTPTPGTDAWFFQNPAPTGEDLFAVSFPTRDRGYAVGSYAEALRTQDGGSTWESLFIDDFVNLYGVFFINADRGWAVGESGKIYVTLDGGENWNPQASGTEADLNGVAFTDIAHGWAVGAGGVVLRTDNGGDSWTVQGVGTTRDLFAVTFVDSQNGWIVGDAGTILRTRDGGATWSPQASNTGSALYAIAFFDANRGIAVGDNGTILRTENGGQQWFASVSPVVVPLYGVAWADAQTLWVVGDLTDDFEALILKSSDGGQTWTQQSSANTNPLYAVRASDGLTAHAVGGAGTLLGTEDGSQWALRNPAPTNDLYAVAFPPGETNVGFAVGDWGAIAVTEDGGNTWYARDAGTTAGLFAVTTVDPQLVWAAGGDGTVLASRDRGNSWVAQNTGTTVTFFGIRFVTGTVGWVVGTDGTIRATTDGGLTWSAQASGTTEDLNAVAFLDINTGWIVGSAGVILHTTNGGRTWTRQTSGTSEDLFGIACVDQTTCWAVGGAVETTASAPVQVLLKTTDGGQSWVPQPVFCGSNPQVPDNSGCPDPLFGVAARDARTAWAVGDLGTILATRDGTRWEPQVSPTTDLLNGVFFANGTTGWAVGFRGTILKTTSGGL; via the coding sequence GTGACGTTGAGCGCTTTGCGTAGAGGGATTGCCGCTGCGTTGGTGGCGGTCGTTTGCCTTGGGGCTGGAATGGTGCGCGCACAAAGCTGCGTGGGTGACTGCAATAACGATGGCGAGGTTACCATCGATGAAATCATCCTCGGGGTGAACATCGCGCTCGGCACGAGCACGGTGACGAATTGCCCGGTGTTCGATGGCAATGGGGACGGGGAGGTAACGGTCGATGAGATCGTACGCGCGGTGAACAACGCTTTGGGAAGCTGCAATGCCACCCCCACACCGACCCCGGGCACGGATGCATGGTTTTTCCAAAACCCCGCTCCGACGGGTGAGGATCTGTTTGCCGTCTCCTTCCCCACGCGCGACCGCGGGTACGCGGTCGGAAGTTACGCGGAAGCACTGCGCACGCAGGATGGGGGGAGCACCTGGGAATCGCTGTTCATCGATGATTTCGTGAACCTTTACGGGGTGTTCTTTATCAACGCTGACCGAGGCTGGGCGGTGGGTGAGTCCGGGAAGATCTACGTGACTCTCGACGGGGGAGAGAACTGGAACCCACAAGCCAGTGGAACTGAGGCCGATCTCAATGGGGTGGCGTTTACTGACATCGCTCACGGATGGGCAGTTGGAGCGGGGGGAGTCGTTCTGCGCACCGACAACGGCGGCGATTCCTGGACGGTGCAAGGAGTCGGGACAACGCGGGACCTGTTCGCTGTGACTTTCGTGGATAGTCAAAACGGCTGGATCGTTGGCGATGCAGGAACAATCCTTCGCACCCGCGATGGGGGGGCGACCTGGTCGCCGCAAGCGAGCAACACGGGTAGTGCCTTGTACGCGATTGCCTTTTTCGACGCCAACCGTGGCATCGCTGTGGGGGACAACGGCACGATCTTGCGTACGGAAAACGGCGGGCAGCAGTGGTTCGCCTCGGTGAGTCCAGTCGTTGTTCCGCTGTACGGAGTTGCCTGGGCCGACGCACAAACGCTGTGGGTGGTCGGCGATCTCACGGACGACTTCGAAGCGCTGATCCTCAAGTCGAGCGATGGTGGACAAACTTGGACCCAGCAAAGCAGTGCAAACACAAATCCCTTGTACGCTGTGCGCGCCAGCGACGGGCTTACCGCCCACGCTGTCGGTGGTGCTGGGACGCTGCTCGGTACAGAGGATGGCAGTCAGTGGGCACTCCGCAATCCGGCACCGACGAATGACCTTTATGCTGTGGCCTTCCCTCCCGGAGAGACGAACGTCGGATTCGCGGTGGGGGATTGGGGGGCAATTGCCGTGACTGAGGACGGGGGAAACACGTGGTATGCACGGGATGCGGGCACAACGGCCGGACTGTTTGCGGTCACCACGGTCGACCCCCAACTGGTATGGGCGGCCGGTGGAGACGGCACGGTTTTGGCCTCGCGGGATCGCGGCAACAGTTGGGTTGCTCAGAATACGGGAACGACGGTGACGTTCTTCGGGATTCGCTTCGTGACTGGCACTGTCGGTTGGGTTGTGGGGACGGATGGCACGATTCGTGCCACGACGGATGGTGGCCTGACCTGGTCTGCGCAGGCAAGTGGGACGACGGAGGACTTAAATGCTGTGGCCTTCCTCGACATCAACACCGGCTGGATCGTCGGCAGCGCGGGCGTGATCCTGCATACCACGAATGGCGGGCGAACGTGGACGAGGCAAACCAGCGGGACGAGTGAGGACCTTTTCGGGATTGCTTGCGTCGACCAAACGACTTGCTGGGCAGTGGGTGGTGCAGTGGAAACCACTGCGAGTGCGCCCGTACAAGTGTTGTTGAAAACAACTGACGGTGGCCAAAGCTGGGTGCCGCAGCCTGTCTTTTGTGGCAGCAACCCGCAGGTTCCAGATAATTCTGGATGTCCGGATCCTCTTTTCGGGGTTGCCGCACGCGATGCCCGCACTGCGTGGGCAGTGGGAGACTTGGGGACCATTTTGGCCACCCGCGACGGCACCCGGTGGGAACCGCAAGTCAGCCCAACGACGGATTTGTTGAACGGCGTGTTCTTCGCCAATGGGACCACAGGTTGGGCGGTCGGCTTTCGCGGGACAATTTTGAAAACGACTTCGGGAGGTTTGTGA